In Flavobacterium sp. GSB-24, the genomic window CAAATTAAGAAAATTAAAAACGACAAAGGCTGATAAAAAACATTCCAGTTCATACCTTGTTGTTGTAATGACATTTCTTTTAAGCTCATTGTTCCGGTCATCATCAATAATGCAATCATCGATAATCCCATCGCAATCTCGTAAGAAACCATTTGAGATGCTGCACGAACAGCTCCCATTAATGAGAATTTATTGTTAGAAGCCCATCCACCAATCATGATACCGTAAACTCCAACAGAAAGAACTCCAAAGATATATAACAAAGCAATATTAACATCTGTTGCCTGAAGGATAACTTCTCTGCCAAAAACATGAAGTCTGTCTCCCCAAGGAATAACAGCACTTGTCATTAAGGCTGTACTCATTGCAATTGCAGGACCTACAACAAATAAAAATCTATTTGGAGTATTTGGAAAAAATTCTTCTTTAGAGAATAATTTCATACCATCGGCAAGCGGCTGTAATAAACCTCCCCAACCTGCGCGGTTTGGACCAACACGATCTTGTAAAAAAGCTGCAACTTTACGCTCAGCCCAAGTGGAATACATCGCCATAATCATTGTTACGGCAAAAACCACAACAATTACAACACTCTTTTCTATAATAAACGCACCATCTACCATCGTTAAGAATTTTTGTTGTTAGTGTTTAATGGAATTTCAGCCATACTAATTTTTTTACGGTCAACATCTCTACCCATAAGAATATTCTTTTCAGTATCGATTTGTACTTTTTCTAATTTTTGAGTGTAGTTATTTTGGTTGATAACAGAATCTTTTTCAAACTCTCTTGGTCCTTCAATAACCCAGTCGTTTACATCTTTGTGATCAAAACGACAGCTGTTGCAAATGAATTCCTCAACTTCATGGTACTCATCTTTACGACCAGTTACACGTTGAATTTCTCCACCAAACATCCAAACAGTAGTTTTACCACAGCATCCTGGAGTAGTACATTCTCTATGTGCATTGTAAGGTTTGTTAAACCAAACTCTTGATTTAAAACGGAAAGTTTTGTCTGTTAAAGCTCCAACCGGACAAACATCGATCATGTTTCCAGAGAACTCATTTGTGATGGCTTTAGAAATACAAGTCGAAATATTAGCGTGATCACCACGATCTAATACTCCGTGAACTCTATTGTCTGTCAATTGATCTGCAACTTGTACACATCTTTGGCATAGAATACAACGGTTCATATGCAGTTGAATATTTGGACCAATATCTTCTGGTTCAAATGTTCTTTTTTCTTCAATATAACGTGATTTTGGATTTCCGTGCTCAAAACTTAAGTTTTGAAGATCACATTCTCCAGCCTGATCACAGATAGGACAGTCTAACGGGTGGTTAATCAATAAAAATTCTGTCACAGATTTACGCGCTTCGGTAACTCTTGCAGAAGATTTACTGTTTACTTCCATTCCGTCCATACATCCTGTTACACAAGATGCCATCAATTTTGGCATTGGTCTTGGGTCAGCCTCACTACCTTTAGAAACTTCGACTAAACAGCAACGACATTTTCCACCGCTGCCTTTTAATTTTGAGTAATAGCACATGGCTGGCGGTACCAAATCTCCACCAATCATACGTGCAGCCTGCAGGATCGTTGTTCCTGGCTCTACGTCTATACTTTGACCGTCTATGGTTACTTTCATCTCTATATTTTGTTTTTTTAGTTTCAGGTTTAATGTTTCAGGTTGAACTTGAAACTAAAAAAACTTGAAACTTGAAACTATTTTAAACTGTTTGTCTGCCTACTAAATGCTTCACTTGCGAAAAAGGTTCAGCAACAAAGTGATCTCTATTTTTGATTTTTTCAGGAAAACGAACGTGATATTCAAATTCATCTCTAAAGTGACGAATTGCAGCTGCTACTGGCCAAGAAGCTGCGTCTCCTAAAGGGCAAATTGTGTTTCCTTCAATTTTACTTTGAATGCTCCACAACAATTCGATATCTTCTTCACGGCCTTGACCGTTTTCGACTCTCCATAAAATTTTCTCCAGCCATCCTGTTCCTTCACGGCAAGGTGTACATTGTCCGCAAGATTCGTGGTGGTAAAAACGTGCAAAGTTCCAAGTGTTTCTTACCACACATGCAGTATCGTTATATACAATGAATCCTCCAGAACCTAACATAGATCCAGTTGCAAAGCCACCATCACTTAAAGATTCGTAAGTCATTAAACGATCTTCACCATTTGCTGTTTTGAAAATCAAATCTGCTGGTAAAATTGGTACAGAAGATCCTCCTGGCACAAATGCTTTTAATGGACGGCTAGAAGACATACCTCCTAAATATTCATCAGAATTCATGAATTCGTCAACACTTAAACCTAATTCAATTTCGTAAACTCCAGGGTTTTTGATGTGTCCAGAAGCAGAAATTAATTTAGTTCCCGTAGAACGTCCGATTCCAATTTTAGCATAATCGTCACCAGAATTGTTTACAATCCATGGCACCGTTGCAATAGTTTCAACATTGTTTACCACTGTTGGATTTGCCCAAAGTCCTGAAACTGCTGGGAAAGGCGGCTTAATACGAGGATTTCCTCTTTTACCTTCTAAAGACTCAATAAGTGCAGTTTCTTCTCCACAGATATAAGCTCCAGCTCCACAGTGAACGTGAAGTTCAAGATCGTAACCTGAACCTAATATATTTTTTCCTAACCATCCTGCAGCTTTAGCTTCGGCGATTGCTCTTTCTAAAATTTTGAAAACCCACATATATTCTCCACGAATGTAGATATAGGAAAGGTTAGCTCCCAATGCGTAGCTTGAAGTAATCATTCCCTCGATCAATAAGTGAGGAATATACTCCATCAAAAAGCGATCTTTAAAAGTCCCTGGTTCAGATTCGTCAGCATTACAAACTAAATGTCTTGGTCTTCCTGATTTTTTATCAATAAAGCTCCATTTCATTCCAGCAGGGAAACCTGCACCACCACGGCCGCGAAGCCCCGATTTTTTTACTTCTTCAGTAACTTCGTCTGGTGTAAGAGTTTTTAAAGCTTTTTCTACAGAAGCATAACCACCATTTTGGCGATATACTTCGTAGGTTTTAATTCCAGGAATATTGATTTTATCTAATAATATTTTTTGTGACATCTTATTTATCGTGTAATATTATTTTATCATCTCTACAATCAGCAATAATCTGATCGATTTTTTCTTCTGTCAATTTCTCTTTGTAGAAATCACCTAACTGCATCATTGGAGCATATCCGCAGGCACCTAAACATTCTACACCAGCAATGGTAAACATTCCGTCTGGAGTTGTTTCGCCCATTTTAATGCCTAATTTTTCAGAAGTATAATCCATTAAATCTTCGGCACCACGCAGGCAGCAGCAAGAAGTCTGGCAAAACTCAAACATATACTTACCAATTGGCTTTTGGTTGAACATGGTGTAAAAAGTAACCACTTCATAAACTTCAATCGGTTTTATCTGAAGAATTTCAGCAACCTTATCTTGAAGTTCAATACTAAGCCAGTTGTTGTGTGCATCCTGAACTTCGTGCAAAACAGGCAGTAAAGCCGATTTTTGTTTGCCCTCAGGATAATGACTGATCAATTCATTGATGCGGTTCATCAATGCTTCGGTCATGTTTATTTCTTGTTTGTAATGTTTACGTTCCATTTTTAATTTTAGATTTCAGATTTTAGATTTTAGATTTTTTCAATCTTTCTCTACAATCCATGATTCTTCAATCATTGTTTAAGTTTTAGATTCTTCAATCTGAATTTTTCAATTCCTAATTATAATTTTAAATCTAAATTCTAAATGCATTCTCAATCAGCAATCTAAAATCTAAATTCTACAATTTTTAGGCATCTAATTCACCTGCAATTACATTTAAACTTGATAAAATAACAATTGCATCAGAAAGTAAAGCACCTTTGATCATTTCTGGATATGCTTGGTAATAAATAAAGCATGGTCTTCTGAAATGTAATCTATATGGAGTTCTACTTCCGTCTGTAACTAAATAAAATCCGATTTCTCCGTTTCCTCCTTCTACCGGGTGGTAAATTTCTGCAACTGGTACAGGAACTTCTCCCATTACGATCTTAAAGTGATAAATTAAAGATTCCATAGAAGTGTAAACATCTTCTTTTGGAGGAAGGTAGTAATCTGGAACTTCAGCATGATATTCGTTTCCTGGAGGCATTTTTTCTAACGCCTGACGAATAATGCTTAAACTTTCCCAAACTTCAGCATTACGCACACAGAAACGATCATAAGTATCTCCTGATTTTCCAACAGGAACAATAAAATCGAAATCTTCGTAAGATGAGTAAGGCTGTGCAA contains:
- the nuoH gene encoding NADH-quinone oxidoreductase subunit NuoH, with protein sequence MVDGAFIIEKSVVIVVVFAVTMIMAMYSTWAERKVAAFLQDRVGPNRAGWGGLLQPLADGMKLFSKEEFFPNTPNRFLFVVGPAIAMSTALMTSAVIPWGDRLHVFGREVILQATDVNIALLYIFGVLSVGVYGIMIGGWASNNKFSLMGAVRAASQMVSYEIAMGLSMIALLMMTGTMSLKEMSLQQQGMNWNVFYQPLSFLIFLICSFAETNRTPFDLAECESELIGGYHTEYSSMKMGFYLFAEYASMFTSATIISVLFFGGYNYPGMEWMVENVGVNTGNLLGIAVLFAKICFFIFFYMWVRWTIPRFRYDQLMNLGWRILIPLSIINIMITGAVILRHDIAAALGF
- the nuoF gene encoding NADH-quinone oxidoreductase subunit NuoF gives rise to the protein MSQKILLDKINIPGIKTYEVYRQNGGYASVEKALKTLTPDEVTEEVKKSGLRGRGGAGFPAGMKWSFIDKKSGRPRHLVCNADESEPGTFKDRFLMEYIPHLLIEGMITSSYALGANLSYIYIRGEYMWVFKILERAIAEAKAAGWLGKNILGSGYDLELHVHCGAGAYICGEETALIESLEGKRGNPRIKPPFPAVSGLWANPTVVNNVETIATVPWIVNNSGDDYAKIGIGRSTGTKLISASGHIKNPGVYEIELGLSVDEFMNSDEYLGGMSSSRPLKAFVPGGSSVPILPADLIFKTANGEDRLMTYESLSDGGFATGSMLGSGGFIVYNDTACVVRNTWNFARFYHHESCGQCTPCREGTGWLEKILWRVENGQGREEDIELLWSIQSKIEGNTICPLGDAASWPVAAAIRHFRDEFEYHVRFPEKIKNRDHFVAEPFSQVKHLVGRQTV
- a CDS encoding 2Fe-2S iron-sulfur cluster-binding protein — its product is MKVTIDGQSIDVEPGTTILQAARMIGGDLVPPAMCYYSKLKGSGGKCRCCLVEVSKGSEADPRPMPKLMASCVTGCMDGMEVNSKSSARVTEARKSVTEFLLINHPLDCPICDQAGECDLQNLSFEHGNPKSRYIEEKRTFEPEDIGPNIQLHMNRCILCQRCVQVADQLTDNRVHGVLDRGDHANISTCISKAITNEFSGNMIDVCPVGALTDKTFRFKSRVWFNKPYNAHRECTTPGCCGKTTVWMFGGEIQRVTGRKDEYHEVEEFICNSCRFDHKDVNDWVIEGPREFEKDSVINQNNYTQKLEKVQIDTEKNILMGRDVDRKKISMAEIPLNTNNKNS
- a CDS encoding NAD(P)H-dependent oxidoreductase subunit E, producing the protein MERKHYKQEINMTEALMNRINELISHYPEGKQKSALLPVLHEVQDAHNNWLSIELQDKVAEILQIKPIEVYEVVTFYTMFNQKPIGKYMFEFCQTSCCCLRGAEDLMDYTSEKLGIKMGETTPDGMFTIAGVECLGACGYAPMMQLGDFYKEKLTEEKIDQIIADCRDDKIILHDK